In Euphorbia lathyris chromosome 10, ddEupLath1.1, whole genome shotgun sequence, a single genomic region encodes these proteins:
- the LOC136209842 gene encoding monosaccharide-sensing protein 2-like: MRGAVLVALAAAFGNMLQGWDNATVAGSLLYIKKEFHLQTQPTLEGLIAAMALISATIITTFSGPVSDIHGRRPMLIISSFMYLISGVVMLWSPNVYVLLLGRTFNGFGIGLAVTLVPIYISETAPPEIRGLLNTFPQFMGSGGMFFSYCMVFAISLTDSPNWRLMLGVLSLPSLAYIILTIFYLPESPRWLVSKGRMDEAKKTLQKLRGREDVSGELALLLEGLGVGKDGIIEEYIIGPDDGESTEKGDVKLYGAEDGASWIAKPVTGQSNVGFVSRHGSMANQSVPFMDPLVTLFGSVHENMPSMGSMMLPSTASMLNMTANQGRNEQWDEENQGDNDDSAAESDNGDSDDNVRSPLLSWQGSHGEKDSTRPIGIRRNSSLFTATGEDGATGIGGGWQLAYKYSERTGKDGRKEAGIQRMYLKQDGGVAGSMRGSMLSNVGGDMSGDGEFVQASAIVSQTAMRTKEVLGNIPDKAPGVQPSQTAASKKAPGPSFSDLFEPGVKRALFVGIGLQLLQQVSGINGVLYYTPQILEQAGVAVLLANMGLRSDSASLFLSLLTALAMLPCIMVAMRLMDIAGRRSIMLYTIPVLVVSLLALVLSSVVHLGSFLQAMISAAGVMFYICFFVMGLGAIPNIICSEIFPTSVRGLCITLCALTYWIGDIAITYMLPLLLNSIGLVGVFSVFAFFCVVAWIFVFLKVPETKGMPLEVISEFFAVGATALAKND; encoded by the exons ATGAGAGGTGCTGTTCTTGTAGCACTTGCTGCTGCTTTTGGGAATATGTTACAAGGATGGGATAATGCGACTGTTGCAG GATCCCTTCTTTACATAAAAAAAGAGTTTCATCTGCAAACTCAACCGACATTGGAAGGGCTAATTGCAGCAATGGCACTTATATCAGCAACCATTATCACAACATTTTCAGGGCCTGTATCAGATATACACGGAAGGCGTCCGATGCTGATAATTTCGTCATTTATGTATCTCATTAGCGGTGTAGTGATGTTATGGTCACCTAACGTTTATGTCCTCCTTCTAGGGAGGACTTTTAATGGATTTGGGATTGGTTTGGCTGTTACTTTGGTTCCAATTTATATTTCTGAAACCGCTCCTCCCGAAATTAGAGGACTGTTGAATACATTTCCGCAGTTTATGGGTTCAGGTGGTATGTTTTTCTCATATTGTATGGTGTTTGCTATTTCATTGACTGATTCACCAAATTGGAGGCTCATGCTTGGAGTTCTTTCACTTCCTTCTCTTGCTTATATCATTTTGACTATCTTTTACCTTCCTGAATCTCCGAGGTGGCTCGTGAGTAAAGGAAGGATGGACGAGGCTAAAAAAACGTTGCAGAAACTTCGCGGAAGAGAGGATGTTTCAG GAGAACTGGCTTTGCTACTTGAAGGACTTGGGGTCGGGAAGGACGGAATTATAGAAGAATACATCATAGGACCTGATGATGGGGAGAGCACTGAGAAAGGGGATGTGAAATTATACGGTGCTGAAGATGGTGCGTCTTGGATTGCTAAACCTGTAACTGGACAGAGTAATGTTGGCTTTGTGTCTCGCCATGGAAGCATGGCGAACCAAAGTGTTCCATTCATGGATCCTCTTGTCACTCTGTTCGGAAGTGTTCACGAGAATATGCCTTCAATGGGAAGTATGATGCTTCCTAGCACAGCAAGCATGTTGAACATGACAGCGAATCAAGGTAGAAACGAGCAATGGGATGAAGAGAATCAAGGGGATAACGATGACTCAGCAGCAGAATCCGACAATGGTGACTCAGACGATAATGTGCGAAGTCCTTTGTTGTCGTGGCAAGGTTCTCATGGCGAAAAGGATTCTACCCGACCTATTGGCATTCGCCGCAATAGCAGCCTATTCACTGCAACTGGCGAAGATGGTGCTACTGGTATAGGTGGCGGTTGGCAACTTGCTTACAAGTATTCCGAAAGGACAGGTAAAGATGGCAGAAAGGAAGCCGGGATTCAGAGGATGTACTTGAAACAGGACGGTGGTGTTGCTGGTTCTATGCGAGGATCGATGCTTTCGAATGTTGGTGGCGATATGTCTGGAGATGGCGAATTCGTACAAGCTTCTGCTATAGTCAGCCAAACTGCAATGCGGACAAAGGAAGTGCTTGGTAACATTCCTGACAAAGCACCTGGAGTTCAACCATCACAAACAGCAGCAAGCAAAAAAGCGCCAGGGCCGAGCTTTTCTGATCTTTTCGAACCTGGAGTTAAGCGTGCTTTGTTTGTTGGTATAGGTCTTCAGTTACTTCAACAG GTTTCTGGCATAAATGGAGTTCTGTACTACACTCCTCAAATTCTTGAGCAAGCCGGTGTAGCTGTTCTTTTAGCAAATATGGGCCTGAGATCAGATTCTGCATCTCTCTTCCTAAGTCTCCTTACGGCACTCGCAATGCTTCCTTGCATTATGGTCGCTATGCGACTGATGGATATAGCTGGCAGAAG GTCGATAATGCTGTACACAATTCCGGTACTGGTAGTGTCACTTTTGGCATTAGTACTGAGCAGTGTTGTGCATCTTGGATCATTTTTACAAGCAATGATCTCAGCAGCAGGAGTGATGTTTTACATATGCTTTTTCGTGATGGGACTCGGGGCGATACCTAACATAATCTGTTCGGAGATCTTCCCAACGAGCGTTCGTGGACTCTGCATAACATTATGTGCTTTGACATATTGGATTGGAGACATAGCAATCACATACATGCTTCCTTTGCTTCTCAACTCAATTGGCCTAGTTGGCGTGTTCTCAGTTTTCGCTTTTTTTTGCGTCGTAGCATGGATTTTCGTGTTCTTAAAAGTTCCCGAGACTAAAGGGATGCCATTGGAAGTCATTTCTGAGTTCTTTGCTGTTGGCGCAACTGCTCTTGCAAAAAATGACTGA
- the LOC136209492 gene encoding uncharacterized protein has protein sequence MESSDRTALEDRPGIFVIGSSNVGKRTLLSRLLSVDFDDASDSSSEVLAYGWTIDTKYYTADVSVWMTHLHDEFSIRKLPIYNALSALVMVFDMNDLSSLVALQDWVSRTDIHKFEILLCIGNKVDLIPGHPVHAEYRRRLLKLDDSSADPYSELYDYGISETEGNSLLGGEEPSLEIRKSCLEWCSEHNIEYIEACGSNAEFDKCLSADGDLQGVERLLGALSAHMWPGMVLKSGNSVTLPVLRNKEDLSEEEESDYEFEYEVLSAGSAEPFDDTNIEWISANGTNTVSNVGVSSSSEQINPVTECDLADWEKFDEEELQPSTSAVELHGDKETKSNAEDTNKETERNEVSPFDFEDLEQLMSEIGNMRDNLRLLPDYQRKEMAANLAMKMATMFGGGSDDEEELNV, from the exons ATGGAATCGTCGGATCGAACAGCTTTGGAGGACAGACCTGGTATTTTCGTCATCGGATCCTCCAACGTCGGCAAACGCACTCTTCTTTCCC GATTATTATCTGTAGATTTTGATGATGCTTCTGATTCTTCATCTGAAGTACTTGCTTACGG GTGGACTATTGATACAAAGTATTATACAGCTGATGTTTCTGTGTGGATGACTCATCTTCATGATGAATTTTCGATCCGAAAGCTCCCAATTTACAACGCCCTTTCCGCTTTAGTGATGGTTTTCGACATGAATGAT CTATCTTCCCTCGTTGCGCTTCAGGATTGGGTGTCTCGGACTGATATTCACAAGTTTGAAATACTGTTATGCATTGGAAACAAAGTGGATCTGATTCCAGGTCATCCAGTTCATGCTGAATATAGAAGACGCCTTCTTAAACTCGATGATTCGTCTGCAGATCCTTATTCAGAGTTGTATGATTACGGGATATCTGAAACTGAAGGGAATAGTCTATTGGGTGGTGAGGAGCCGTCATTGGAGATCAGGAAGTCGTGTCTTGAATGGTGCAGCGAGCACAATATTGAGTACATTGAAGCCTGTGGTTCCAATGCTGAATTTGACAAAT GTTTATCAGCAGATGGAGATCTACAAGGAGTCGAGCGTCTGCTTGGTGCTCTTTCTGCTCATATGTGGCCGGGGATGGTCCTAAAATCCGGCAATAGCGTAACTCTGCCCGTCTTACGTAACAAAGAAG ACttatcagaagaagaagaatctgaTTATGAATTCGAGTACGAAGTGCTGTCTGCTGGTTCGGCTGAACCATTCGATGACACAAACATCGAATGGATTTCTGCAAATGGCACGAATACTGTATCTAACGTAGGGGTATCATCGTCGAGTGAACAAATTAATCCTGTTACAGAATGTGATCTCGCGGATTGGGAAAAGTTCGACGAAGAAGAGCTGCAACCCTCAACGTCAGCAGTTGAATTACACGGCGACAAGGAAACAAAGTCGAATGCAGAAGATACTAACAAAGAAACAGAACGAAACGAGGTTTCCCCTTTCGACTTTGAGGACTTGGAACAGTTGATGTCTGAGATCGGAAATATGCGTGATAATCTAAGATTACTGCCTGATTATCAACGGAAAGAAATGGCAGCGAATCTCGCCATGAAAATGGCTACCATGTTTGGTGGTGGCAGTGATGATGAAGAGGAACTCAACGTATGA